From one Corvus cornix cornix isolate S_Up_H32 chromosome 21, ASM73873v5, whole genome shotgun sequence genomic stretch:
- the DNAJC16 gene encoding dnaJ homolog subfamily C member 16: MEPGRAGRLLLLLLLPALGAAALGEFDPYRVLGVGRSSSQADIKKAYKRLAREWHPDKNKDPGAEDKFIQISKAYEILSNEEKRANFDRYGDAGESQGFAQQHHRQFHRFHDGFYFDESFFHFPFNSERRDTSDEKYLLHFSHYINEIVPDSFKKPYLIKITSDWCFSCIHIEPVWKEVAQELEALGAGIGVVHAGYERRLAHHLGAHSTPTLLGLINGKITFFHNAVVRENLRQFVENLLPGNLVEKITDKNYIHFLSDWKKDNKPHVLLFDHMPVVPLLYKLTAFAYRDYLSFGYVYVGLRGTEELSSQYNINVYTPTMMIFKEHIDRPADVVQAREMKKQLIDDFLSQNKFLMVARLTNQRLFQELCPVKKSHRQRKHCVVLLTGEGEKFAEAYEAFLTFAVANTKDTLRFVHIYSDRQPEFAEALLMDEEKYRGRSAVVILERRNNAGKIAYKALEEAWQGSKEDNFILLDLLDQLRTDPGLLSWETVVADLNDELAPMFLVRWFYSTLDYISDCWDSLFHSNWREMMPLLSLLFSALFILFGTVIVQAFSDSSDTRDSPPSGKEETTAKMEKNDASFSKESNSRIPKKGFVEVTELTDINYTSNLVRLRPGHMNVVLILSNSTKTPLLQKFALEVYTFTGSSSLHFSFLSLDKHREWLEYLLEFAQDAAPIPNQYDKHFLERDYTGYVLALNGHKKYFCLFKPHRSGDEGGTLGLCEDYDALQHTEARGKPSCSPGSRSIKNKLHKLSFWMERLLEGSLQRFYIPSWPALD; encoded by the exons AtggagccgggccgggccgggcgcctcctgctcctcctgctgctgccggCGCTGGGAGCGGCCGCGCTGGGGGAATTCGACCCGTACCGCGTGCTGGGGGTCGGCCGGAGCTCCAGCCAGGCCGACATCAAGAAGGCCTACAAGCGGCTCGCCCGGGAATG GCACCCTGACAAGAACAAGGACCCAGGAGCAGAGGACAAATTCATCCAGATCAGCAAGGCCTATGAG ATTCTCTCCAATGAGGAAAAGAGGGCAAACTTTGATCGCTACGGAGATGCCGGGGAAAGCCAGGGCTTTGCTCAGCAGCATCATCGCCAGTTCCACCGCTTCCATGACGGCTTCTATTTTGATGAGTCCttcttccatttccctttcAATTCGGAGAGGCGCGACACCTCCGACGAGAAGTATTTGCTCCACTTTTCCCACTACATCAATGAAATCGTGCCAGATAGTTTCAAGAAACCTTACCTCATTAAAATCACCTCAGACTGGTGCTTCAGCTGCATCCACATCGAGCCTGTGTGGAAGGAAGTTGCTCAGGAATTGGAGGCGCTGG GAGCAGGAATCGGCGTTGTTCACGCGGGGTACGAACGGCGCCTCGCCCATCATCTGGGTGCCCACAGCACTCCGACCCTGCTGGGGCTCATTAACGGGAAAATAACCTTCTTCCACAACGCTGTCGTTCGGGAAAACCTGCGGCAGTTCGTGGAGAACCTTCTGCCAGGGAATCTTGTTGAAAAG ATTACAGATAAAAACTACATCCACTTTCTGTCCGACTGGAAGAAGGACAACAAGCCCCACGTGCTGCTGTTCGATCACATGCCAGTTGTGCCCTTGTTATACAAG ctgaCGGCCTTTGCCTACCGAGATTACCTGTCCTTTGGGTACGTGTACGTCGGACTCCGAGGCACCGAGGAGTTGTCCAGCCAGTACAACATCAATGTCTACACTCCCACCATGATGATCTTCAAGGAGCACATCGACCGGCCCGCTGATGTTGTGCAG GCACGAGAAATGAAGAAGCAGCTCATTGATGACTTCCTTTCCCAGAATAAGTTCCTCATGGTGGCCAGACTCACCAACCAGAGGCTGTTCCAGGAGCTGTGTCCTGTGAAGAAGTCTCACCGTCAGCGGAA GCACTGCGTGGTCTTGCTTACCGGGGAAGGAGAGAAGTTTGCTGAGGCTTATGAGGCCTTTTTGACTTTTGCTGTGGCCAACACAAAAGACACTCTGAGGTTTGTGCACATCTACAGCGATCGGCAGCCAGAATTTGCAGAGGCCTTGCTGATGGATGAGGAGAAGTATCGTGGAAGATCAGCT GTGGTCATTCTGGAGAGACGCAATAATGCGGGGAAAATTGCCTACAAAGCCTTGGAGGAGGCCTGGCAGGGCAGCAAAGAGGACAATTTCATCCTCCTGGATCTCCTGGACCAGCTGAGGACAGACCCCGGCCTTCTTTCATGGGAGACCGTCGTGGCAGACCTGAATGATGAGCTCGCTCCT ATGTTCCTTGTCCGATGGTTCTACTCCACGCTGGACTACATCTCAGACTGCTGGGACAGTTTGTTTCACAGTAACTG GCGAGAAATGATGCCACTCCTGTCCTTGCTCTTCTCCGCGCTCTTCATTCTCTTTGGCACCGTTATTGTTCAGGCTTTCAG TGATTCGAGTGACACAAGGGACTCTCCACCCTCGGGGAAAGAAGAAACCACTGCAAAGATGGAGAAGAACGACGCGAGCTTCAGCAAAGAGAGTAACAG CAGGATTCCCAAAAAGGGCTTTGTTGAGGTGACTGAGCTAACGGACATCAACTACACCAGTAACCTGGTGCGCCTGAGGCCGGGGCATATGAACGTCGTCTTGATCCTGTCCAACTCCACCAAAACCCCCCTGCTCCAGAAGTTCGCCCTGGAAGTCTACACGTTCACAGG gagcagctctctTCACTTCTCCTTCCTCAGCCTGGACAAGCACCGAGAGTGGCTGGAGTATCTGCTGGAGTTTGCGCAGGATGCGGCCCCCATCCCAAACCAGTATGACAAGCATTTCCTCGAGCGTGACTACACGGGCTATGTTCTGGCTCTGAACGGCCACAAGAAGTACTTCTGCCTCTTTAAGCCTCACAGATCAGGGGACGAGGGGGGAACCCTGGGATTGTGCGAGGATTACGATGCTTTACAACACACGGAAGCCAGAGGGAaaccctcctgcagcccaggatctagatccattaaaaacaaattacacaAATTGTCCTTTTGGATGGAACGCCTTCTAGAGGGTTCCTTACAGAGGTTCTATATCCCCTCGTGGCCAGCGCTAGACTGA
- the CASP9 gene encoding caspase-9 isoform X1 yields MEEQQRRALRRGRARLVAALRVEPLWDPLEQRGLFTRPMLEELQSAGSRGEQARQLIIDLETRGKQAFPAFLSILRDTGQGDLAEMLIQECESRPVLPQLPDLRPVELELREEKQRKNVTPHEHLSISVQAESERPRIPPVPARGSAVDKRSRDLVYEMKTDPCGHCLILNNVNFSRDSGLSTREGSDIDCEKLERRFKALHFTVLTRRDLKAQEIVLELQKLSRQDHSALDCCIVVILSHGCQTSHIQFPGGIYGTDGKPIPIEKIVNYFNGSNSPSLRGKPKLFFIQACGGEQRDQGFVVDCDSPEEEAPGGSLESDATPFRVPSDNVDEPDAIACLPTPSDILVSYSTFPGFVSWREKSSGSWYVEMLDSVLEQYAHSEDLLGMLVRVAGAVSAKGRYKQMPGCFNFLRKKFFFACD; encoded by the exons atggaggagcagcagcgCCGGGCGCTGCGGCGCGGGCGGGCCCGGCTGGTGGCAGCGCTGCGGGTGGAGCCGCTCTGGGACCCGCTGGAGCAGCGCGGGCTCTTCACCCGGCCcatgctggaggagctgcag agtGCTGGCAGCCGAGGAGAGCAAGCCCGACAGCTGATCATCGACCTGGAGACTCGAGGGAAGCAggctttccctgctttcctctccaTCCTGAGGGACACCGGGCAGGGTGACCTCGCTGAGATGCTGATCCAGGAGTGCGAATCCCGGCCAGTGCTGCCGCAGCTGCCGGACCTGCGGCCCGTGGAGCTGGAGCTGCGGGAAGAAAAACAGCGTAAAA ATGTGACCCCTCACGAACATTTGTCTATCTCAGTCCAAGCCGAGAGTGAAAGACCTCGAATACCTCCTGTGCCAGCCCGGG GTTCAGCTGTTGACAAGAGGAGCCGTGACCTG GTTTATGAGATGAAAACAGATCCCTGTGGACACTGCCTGATCCTCAATAACGTCAATTTCTCCAGAGACTCGGGTCTCTCGACCCGAGAAGGCTCCGACATCGActgtgagaagctggagagGCGCTTCAAGGCCTTGCACTTCACCGTCCTGACACGGCGGGATCTGAAAGCTCAG GAAATTGTTTTGGAGCTGCAGAAGCTGTCACGGCAGGACCACAGTGCTTTGGACTGCTGCATCGTGGTCATCCTTTCCCATGGCTGTCAG ACGAGCCATATTCAGTTTCCCGGAGGCATTTACGGAACGGATGGAAAACCCATTCCCATAGAAAAGATTGTGAACTATTTCAATGGGTCCAATTCCCCGAGTTTGAGAGgaaaacccaaactgttcttCATCCAGGCCTGTGGTGGAG aACAAAGAGATCAAGGCTTTGTAGTGGATTGTGATTCGCCTGAAGAGGAAGCTCCTGGGGGTTCTTTGGAATCGGACGCGACCCCGTTTCGGGTGCCATCGGATAACGTGGATGAGCCCGATGCCATCGCCTGTTTGCCCACACCCAGCGACATCTTGGTTTCCTACTCAACTTTTCCAG GTTTTGTCTCCTGGAGGGAGAAGTCGAGTGGCTCGTGGTATGTGGAAATGCTGGACAGTGTGCTGGAGCAATATGCCCATTCAGAAGATCTGCTGGGCATGTTAGTGAGg GTGGCAGGTGCTGTCTCTGCCAAGGGGAGGTACAAGCAGATGCCGGGATGTTTCAATTTCCTCCGTAAAAAATTCTTCTTCGCATGCGACTGA
- the CASP9 gene encoding caspase-9 isoform X3, whose protein sequence is MEEQQRRALRRGRARLVAALRVEPLWDPLEQRGLFTRPMLEELQSAGSRGEQARQLIIDLETRGKQAFPAFLSILRDTGQGDLAEMLIQECESRPVLPQLPDLRPVELELREEKQRKNVTPHEHLSISVQAESERPRIPPVPARGSAVDKRSRDLVYEMKTDPCGHCLILNNVNFSRDSGLSTREGSDIDCEKLERRFKALHFTVLTRRDLKAQEIVLELQKLSRQDHSALDCCIVVILSHGCQTSHIQFPGGIYGTDGKPIPIEKIVNYFNGSNSPSLRGKPKLFFIQACGGEQRDQGFVVDCDSPEEEAPGGSLESDATPFRVPSDNVDEPDAIACLPTPSDILVSYSTFPGFVSWREKSSGSWYVEMLDSVLEQYAHSEDLLGMLVRCLLKAPLKWEE, encoded by the exons atggaggagcagcagcgCCGGGCGCTGCGGCGCGGGCGGGCCCGGCTGGTGGCAGCGCTGCGGGTGGAGCCGCTCTGGGACCCGCTGGAGCAGCGCGGGCTCTTCACCCGGCCcatgctggaggagctgcag agtGCTGGCAGCCGAGGAGAGCAAGCCCGACAGCTGATCATCGACCTGGAGACTCGAGGGAAGCAggctttccctgctttcctctccaTCCTGAGGGACACCGGGCAGGGTGACCTCGCTGAGATGCTGATCCAGGAGTGCGAATCCCGGCCAGTGCTGCCGCAGCTGCCGGACCTGCGGCCCGTGGAGCTGGAGCTGCGGGAAGAAAAACAGCGTAAAA ATGTGACCCCTCACGAACATTTGTCTATCTCAGTCCAAGCCGAGAGTGAAAGACCTCGAATACCTCCTGTGCCAGCCCGGG GTTCAGCTGTTGACAAGAGGAGCCGTGACCTG GTTTATGAGATGAAAACAGATCCCTGTGGACACTGCCTGATCCTCAATAACGTCAATTTCTCCAGAGACTCGGGTCTCTCGACCCGAGAAGGCTCCGACATCGActgtgagaagctggagagGCGCTTCAAGGCCTTGCACTTCACCGTCCTGACACGGCGGGATCTGAAAGCTCAG GAAATTGTTTTGGAGCTGCAGAAGCTGTCACGGCAGGACCACAGTGCTTTGGACTGCTGCATCGTGGTCATCCTTTCCCATGGCTGTCAG ACGAGCCATATTCAGTTTCCCGGAGGCATTTACGGAACGGATGGAAAACCCATTCCCATAGAAAAGATTGTGAACTATTTCAATGGGTCCAATTCCCCGAGTTTGAGAGgaaaacccaaactgttcttCATCCAGGCCTGTGGTGGAG aACAAAGAGATCAAGGCTTTGTAGTGGATTGTGATTCGCCTGAAGAGGAAGCTCCTGGGGGTTCTTTGGAATCGGACGCGACCCCGTTTCGGGTGCCATCGGATAACGTGGATGAGCCCGATGCCATCGCCTGTTTGCCCACACCCAGCGACATCTTGGTTTCCTACTCAACTTTTCCAG GTTTTGTCTCCTGGAGGGAGAAGTCGAGTGGCTCGTGGTATGTGGAAATGCTGGACAGTGTGCTGGAGCAATATGCCCATTCAGAAGATCTGCTGGGCATGTTAGTGAGg TGCCTCCTGAAGGCTCCTCTGAAGTGGGAAGAGTAG
- the CASP9 gene encoding caspase-9 isoform X2, translated as MEEQQRRALRRGRARLVAALRVEPLWDPLEQRGLFTRPMLEELQSAGSRGEQARQLIIDLETRGKQAFPAFLSILRDTGQGDLAEMLIQECESRPVLPQLPDLRPVELELREEKQHVTPHEHLSISVQAESERPRIPPVPARGSAVDKRSRDLVYEMKTDPCGHCLILNNVNFSRDSGLSTREGSDIDCEKLERRFKALHFTVLTRRDLKAQEIVLELQKLSRQDHSALDCCIVVILSHGCQTSHIQFPGGIYGTDGKPIPIEKIVNYFNGSNSPSLRGKPKLFFIQACGGEQRDQGFVVDCDSPEEEAPGGSLESDATPFRVPSDNVDEPDAIACLPTPSDILVSYSTFPGFVSWREKSSGSWYVEMLDSVLEQYAHSEDLLGMLVRVAGAVSAKGRYKQMPGCFNFLRKKFFFACD; from the exons atggaggagcagcagcgCCGGGCGCTGCGGCGCGGGCGGGCCCGGCTGGTGGCAGCGCTGCGGGTGGAGCCGCTCTGGGACCCGCTGGAGCAGCGCGGGCTCTTCACCCGGCCcatgctggaggagctgcag agtGCTGGCAGCCGAGGAGAGCAAGCCCGACAGCTGATCATCGACCTGGAGACTCGAGGGAAGCAggctttccctgctttcctctccaTCCTGAGGGACACCGGGCAGGGTGACCTCGCTGAGATGCTGATCCAGGAGTGCGAATCCCGGCCAGTGCTGCCGCAGCTGCCGGACCTGCGGCCCGTGGAGCTGGAGCTGCGGGAAGAAAAACAGC ATGTGACCCCTCACGAACATTTGTCTATCTCAGTCCAAGCCGAGAGTGAAAGACCTCGAATACCTCCTGTGCCAGCCCGGG GTTCAGCTGTTGACAAGAGGAGCCGTGACCTG GTTTATGAGATGAAAACAGATCCCTGTGGACACTGCCTGATCCTCAATAACGTCAATTTCTCCAGAGACTCGGGTCTCTCGACCCGAGAAGGCTCCGACATCGActgtgagaagctggagagGCGCTTCAAGGCCTTGCACTTCACCGTCCTGACACGGCGGGATCTGAAAGCTCAG GAAATTGTTTTGGAGCTGCAGAAGCTGTCACGGCAGGACCACAGTGCTTTGGACTGCTGCATCGTGGTCATCCTTTCCCATGGCTGTCAG ACGAGCCATATTCAGTTTCCCGGAGGCATTTACGGAACGGATGGAAAACCCATTCCCATAGAAAAGATTGTGAACTATTTCAATGGGTCCAATTCCCCGAGTTTGAGAGgaaaacccaaactgttcttCATCCAGGCCTGTGGTGGAG aACAAAGAGATCAAGGCTTTGTAGTGGATTGTGATTCGCCTGAAGAGGAAGCTCCTGGGGGTTCTTTGGAATCGGACGCGACCCCGTTTCGGGTGCCATCGGATAACGTGGATGAGCCCGATGCCATCGCCTGTTTGCCCACACCCAGCGACATCTTGGTTTCCTACTCAACTTTTCCAG GTTTTGTCTCCTGGAGGGAGAAGTCGAGTGGCTCGTGGTATGTGGAAATGCTGGACAGTGTGCTGGAGCAATATGCCCATTCAGAAGATCTGCTGGGCATGTTAGTGAGg GTGGCAGGTGCTGTCTCTGCCAAGGGGAGGTACAAGCAGATGCCGGGATGTTTCAATTTCCTCCGTAAAAAATTCTTCTTCGCATGCGACTGA
- the LOC120411109 gene encoding chymotrypsin-C-like, with product MASWVGGCPPAVPQEVFQEQGQVSLPCPSMVPAHNGQMWPFPGGTLSAIRWGNEELRSPCAPSVGQSPHVSGRRGHSKVPGSPDTIRGVSSPTAAPLVSTTMLGAVCLVVLLGYAYGCGQPAVPPQLGARVVGGEDAVAHSWPWQISLQYSRYGSWYHTCGGTLIAPQWVLTAAHCISSSLTYRVVLGKQDLSENDEPGSVAVGVEKMIVHEKWNSFLIINDIALIKLAEEVQESDTIRAACLPDAGKILPNDYPCYVTGWGRIRTNGPLADVLQQALLPVVDYETCSQRDWWGSNVRTTMVCAGGDGVVSGCNGDSGGPLNCQRDDGIWEVEGIVSFGSGLSCNMIRKPTVFTRVSAFIDWINEKMSAN from the exons ATGGCATCGTGGGTGGGGGGCTGCCCACCAGCCGTGCCCCAGGAGGTATTCCAAGAGCAGGGCCAGGTGTCCCTGCCGTGTCCCAGCATGGTGCCAGCACACAACGGGCAGATGTGGCCGTTCCCAGGTGGGACGCTGAGTGCGATAAGATGGGGCAATGAGGAGCTGAGGAGCCCCTGTGCCCCCAGCGTGGGACAGTCCCCACATGTCAGTGGCAGGCGGGGCCACTCCAAGGTCCCTGGCAGTCCGGACACCATAAGAGGGGTGAGCAGCCCCACCGCAGCACCTTTGGTCAGCACAACCATGCTGGGAGCCGTCTGTCTCGTCGTGCTGCTGGGCTACG CCTACGGATGCGGCCAGCCGGCCGTGCCGCCACAGCTGGGTGCCCGCGTGGTGGGCGGTGAAGATGCCGTAGCCCACAGCTGGCCATGGCAG ATCTCGCTGCAGTACAGCCGCTATGGGTCTTGGTACCACACTTGTGGCGGGACCCTGATTGCCCCCCAGTGGGTGCTGACGGCTGCCCACTGCATCAG CTCTTCCTTGACCTACCGTGTGGTGCTGGGCAAGCAGGACCTGAGTGAGAATGACGAGCCCGGTTCTGTGGCCGTGGGTGTGGAGAAGATGATCGTCCATGAGAAATGGAACTCCTTCCTCATCAT CAACGACATTGCCCTGATCAAGCTGGCAGAGGAGGTGCAGGAGAGTGACACCATCCGTGCCGCCTGCCTGCCGGACGCTGGCAAGATCCTGCCCAACGACTACCCCTGCTACGTCACCGGCTGGGGACGCATCAGGA CCAACGGGCCCCTGGCTGACGTCctgcagcaggctctgctgcccGTGGTGGACTACGAGACCTGCTCCCAGAGGGACTGGTGGGGCAGCAACGTGCGCACCACCATGGTGTGCGCCGGTGGTGACGGCGTCGTCTCTGGATGCAAC GGCGATTCTGGTGGCCCCCTGAACTGCCAGCGCGACGATGGCATCTGGGAGGTGGAGGGCATCGTCAGCTTCGGCTCCGGCCTGAGCTGCAACATGATCAGGAAGCCGACGGTCTTCACCCGGGTGTCCGCCTTCATCGACTGGATCAACGAG AAAATGAGCGCGAACTGA